In Pseudomonadota bacterium, the genomic window GAAAGCGGAGATCAGCGCCGCGAGGCTGGAAGGCGCGTCCACTACGAGCGGCGGCGTCCCGAAGACACCTCCCTCTACCAGTCTGGTACAAGAGCACGAGACCTTGCGTCCTCGGCGCGCCAAGCAGGCCCGTCCCTGGGCCTGGCTTCCCTGGCCCAAGTCGAGCTTGAGACCGGGTCGGGCTTGCCCGATTTTGTCAAAGAGGTCGATGCCCTTTCTCGAATGCGGCATTCTAGCCCACGGCTTTCTACGCTACGTTGCGCCGACTGTGCCCATGAAAAGCTCGTGGCCTTCAGTTGCAAGCGTCGCGGTTTCTGCCCGAGCTGTGGCGCCCGGCGCATGACGGAGACCGCCGCCCACCTGGTCGAGCACGTCATCCCCCGGGTAAAGGTAGCGCCAATGGGTGCTCTCGTTTCCGATCCCGCTTCGCTTGCTGTTCGCTACACATCCGGAGCTGCACGCCCACGTCTTGCAGATCGCCCACCGGGTCATTGCCACATTTCTGATCAAACAAGCCGGACTCAAATGCACCGAAGCCCACACCGGCGGCCGTCACGTTGATGCGTGCCATCCGTGGCACCGCTCCCTGCGGGCGTACTTCGTACGTCCCATTTTGCTCCTGGCAAAATGGTCATCCAGCGTTTCGGCTCGGCCGCGAATCTCAACATCTATCTGCATTGCCTGGTGCTCGATGGGGTCTACCGCGTCATCGAGGGCGTGCCGGTGTTCCATGCCGTGCCCGCCCCCAAAGAGCTGCAGGCCTTACTCCTTCGTATCATCAAGTGCCTCATGAACCGGATGCACAGGGGACGCAGCTTTGAGGAGGTACAGGATGAAGCTCTTGACCCGCAAGGGCTTCCTCATCGAAGAACAGGGCATGAGCTAGGTCACCGACAGCGATCCGGATCTCGCGCTCGGGCCCCTGCGGACGGCAGCCTGCACCTACCGCATTGCCCTCGGGCCCCCGGGCGGGCAGAAAGTGCTGAGCTTGCAAACCGTCCCGACACGAGAGTCGCCGCCTGCCCCAGTGCGCTGTGCCGACGAGCAGGGCTTCAGCCTCCATGCCGAGGGGTGCTGCGCCGCCCATCAGAGGAAGAAACTCGAAAGCCAGGGCCAGGGATGGCTCTGCTTGGCGCGCCGAGGACGCAGCACCTGTGCCGCTATATCACCCGCCCCGCCATCGCCCACGAGCGCCTTGCTCTCAACCGTGCCGGGCAACTCGTGCTTACCCTGAAGACCGCCTATCGAGAGGGCACGACCCACGTCCTCATGTCACCCCTGGAGTTTTTGCAGCGACTCGCCGCCCTGGTTCCCCGTCCACGGCTCCATCTCATCCGCTTCCATGGCGTGCTCGCACCCCACGCGAGGCTCCGTCCCGAGGTCATTCCGGGCGTGCCGGTCAACGCCCATACCCCTCAGCCGACCACGCCGAGGCGCCCCCTGCTGCGGCGCTTGCCCGCCTGAGCTGGGCCCGGTTGCTCAAACGGGTATTCGATATCGATATTGAACAGTGCCCCCACTGCGGCGGCCCCTTGACGATCATCGCCGCCATCGTAGATCCCACTGTGATTGCCAAGATCCTCAAGCATCTTGGCATGTCCGCGGGCACCGCCCCGAGCGCCGGCGCAGCGCTTCGACCGATTCCAAATCGCCTGATCCGAATCCCTCCCCGGTTCATCTCCCCGAGCCGACCATCCCCCTTGGCCTGCTCCCACCCGAGACGCCAAAACCCTCGGAACCATAGCGCCTCGGGTCGATGAAGGGCCCGAAAATACCCCGGTTCCAGACCGACGACCGCCATGCTTGACGGCTCACGAGCCCAGGAGTACCCTGCCTCTTGATGAAAAAAGGGCGTTTAAGATCCCTAGCGCGGCCTCTGGCCGCAACCAAATGGTTCCCTCACAATCCTGGAGCTGGAGTAGTATAGGAGACGATGTCAGTTGACCATCGGGACGGAGGGGGTCATGAAAGAGTTCATCCGCAAGCATGAAGATCACATTCACGGTGTGCTTTCCTGTTTCGAGCGGATGCTGTTTCGTGGCTACCTGCGCATCATGTCTGGTTGGGCGATGGCGCAATTTCTCAACGGTCTCGATGTGAAGGGTAGCAGTCTCAAGAGATTCTTGTTAGAGAGTTCCGAACGCGTGAAGGACCATGCGATCGCCATGGCTCAGCAGCAGCATGCGGGACCGTTTCAGTATCTCGTCTCGAATATCCGCAAGGAGGACACGGCTCGGGAGCTTGCGGAGCGCGACGGCATCGAGGAGGGGTTGGTGTGTGTCTTTTCCATCATCGAGCCCTGCCGCACCTTCTCTTTCTGCTTCCAGAAGGGGGGTCCCTTCGTTCGGTCCGCTCGGCGCAAGTGTTTGCACCTCTATTTCTACTTCATGGATCGAGACTTCGGTCTCCTCCATGTGCGTATTCAGACTTGGTTTCCCATGCAGATCCAGGTCTATCTCAATGCGCACGAGTGGCTGGCACGGAAGCTCTCGGCCAATCAGGTGCGCTATACCAAGCACGACAACGTCTTTCTCTTAATGGAGGACATGGCCAAAGCACAGAGGTTCGCCGATCGCTTTGCGAGCCTGCATTGGCCCACGATCCTCGAGAAATACGCCAAGCGAGTCAATCCGCAGATGCGGGATATCCTCCACGACCGTTCATACTATTGGGTGACCGCTCAAAGCGAATACTCGACCGACATCCTATTCAAGACCCGCCCAGATCCTTGCGAACTGTACCCACAACTACTTAGCCACAGCACATTGTGCTTTGGCGCCAGGGAGGTCATGAACTTCCTTGGGCGTAAACTGCACGGCAAGTTCGAAAGCGAGATCGTCTCCGATCTCTCGAGCCTCGTCTGCCGCCGCACGGGTGGATCCAGGATCAAGCACCGTGTCAAAGAGAACTGGCTCAAGATGTATGACAAGTCGGGACTCGTTCTTCGGGTGGAAACTATCATCAACAATCCCGAGGAATTCCGGGTACGCAAGAAGGTCTCGCGCGAAGGCAAGCGTCAAACCGAGTGGGTTGAGATGCGCAAAGGGGTCGCCTATCTGTTCCGGTATCGTGAGGTGTCATTGCAAGCCAACGGCCGTTATCTCGATGCGCTGGCGGTGGTCGACGATCCCACCCAAGCGAAACGGGATCTGGACCGAGTGACCACTCCCAAAAAGGATGCGGCGGGCCGTGGGTGCTCCGGTTTCAATCCGCTGGCACGTCACGACGCTGAACTATTCCAAAGCGTCATGTCCGGTGAGCACTGCCTGCGAGGGTTCCATAACCGCGACATCCGGGCACGGCTCGCATCCACCGTTCATCTGCGAGCTTGCGGGCAAGATCCCAAAAAGGAAAGCGCCAAGGTCAACCGCACCTTTCGCCGCTTCGACGCTCACGGCCTCATCGCCAAGGTTCCCCGGACCCGCCGCTGGCGCGCCGCCCTCTACGGCGCCGCGTCATGGGAACTTCGCTCTATCTCCGGGACCACCACTTCCCGGAGGCGTATTCCAGAATCGCCGCATGATCCGCTTTGTCAGATGCAAAGAAGTCACGGTGAAAGAATCTATGCGCGGCCGTCCCCCGAAGCCCAAGCCGGAAACGCCCCCCGGACCTCCGAAAAAACGCGGTCGGCCGTCGAAGGACAAGGAGACAAAATGATCCGGGTGGTGACGCTCGATCCCTTCGAAGAGAAAGAAATCCAAAAGTTCTGCCGGCAACTCTACGCCTCGTTCGGCGTGGGCTGCGAGCACGCCTTCAACATGGAGTTTCCGGATTCCGCGGGCGACCCGCCGGATGCCGCCAAGCTCTCGGACCAGGTCAAAGGGGTCCGCTCGTTCCGGTACGACAAGGCCGTCTACCTCACCAAGCGCAAGCTCAAAGACCGAAACCTTCAAACCGGCGCGGCTTCGACGTGCGGCTACTCAATTTACGGAAAAACGCTGGCGCTGGTCAGCACGCATCCGAAGAAAGACATCGACAAGGGTTTCCGCTACGTTTCGGGCGTCGCTGTCTACCATGTGGGGCATCTCTGGGAGCTGCACCACTGCCTGGATCCACGTTGTTCGATGTACCCACCCTGGACCCCTTCGTATCTCAATGGCGAGCCCGCCCTCTGCACCTTCTGCCGAGACAAAAGCGAGCACAAAATTCGGATGGCGAAATCTTAGCCTGGCCGAAGCCGCTCTACTCGTCGCGGTTGGCGCGCTCTCGCTTACCTTCGATCTTCGCCTGCCGGCCAGGCTCCCCTCGGAAAGCGATTACCGGCAGCTCGCCAGCGTCCTGGAAGCCGAAGCCCAACCCGGCGACGTCCTCTTGGTTTACCCGTGGTGGGCCGAGCGCGCGCGGCTCTTCGTGCCCGACAGTCTCCCCGTCGTCGGTTACCTCGGTTCCGAGCAGAATCCGCTGGTCGATCATCCGAGAATTTGGGTGCTCGCTCAGGCCCATCTACCGAGAGCGAATTTCGAGGCATTCCAACGGGCATTCGATCCCGGGCGTACGCCGTTGGGGCCCCCCCGCTGGTTTGGAACGCTCGAGCTCAGGCTTTACCGAAACGAAAAGCACCGTCCGCTTCGCTATGCGGCCACCGAAAAGCTCGGATTCGAATGGCACGAAGTAGAGTACGCTCCATATCGCTGCATCCGCGTCGGCCCTCCCGGAGGCGCTGCCAAGACAGCGATCGATCTTTCCAATGTTCCGATGACCGGGCATGTCGAGCTCAATGCCGGCGTGATCGGCGAGCAGGCCTCATGGGGTGGACCCAGTTACACGCCCATCACCGTTACCGCCGAGTCGGAGGGGCAATTACTGACAAACATCGTCATTCCGCCAAGGCGCGAAGGCATGCAGTCCTCGTTGATTAAAACATCGGCAGGCGAGCTCCGAAATCTAACGATCACGGTTCAAACCGAAAGGCCCGAGGGACGCAGTGTTTGTCTGGATTTACGGGTGTACGGAGAGGCCGCGCAGTGAAACCGTTCGACCAATTCGACAAAGACAAAGCTACTG contains:
- a CDS encoding transposase yields the protein MALLGAPRTQHLCRYITRPAIAHERLALNRAGQLVLTLKTAYREGTTHVLMSPLEFLQRLAALVPRPRLHLIRFHGVLAPHARLRPEVIPGVPVNAHTPQPTTPRRPLLRRLPA